One segment of Streptomyces bathyalis DNA contains the following:
- a CDS encoding cold-shock protein — protein MAQGTVKWFNAEKGYGFIAQEDGGPDVFVHYSSIHGEGYRSLQDTQRVEFEIAEGRKGPQAEGVRIIG, from the coding sequence ATGGCTCAGGGCACCGTCAAGTGGTTCAACGCCGAGAAGGGCTACGGCTTCATCGCCCAGGAGGACGGCGGACCGGACGTATTCGTCCACTACAGCTCGATCCACGGAGAGGGCTACCGCAGTCTGCAGGACACCCAGCGGGTCGAATTCGAGATCGCGGAGGGCCGCAAGGGCCCGCAGGCGGAAGGGGTCCGAATCATCGGCTGA
- a CDS encoding maltokinase N-terminal cap-like domain-containing protein produces the protein MAIIHHTTVKPTKLELLTPWLPSRPWYRGGAGGPQFAKAGGFRLDDPRGEVGIEFMVAADTSGSEPVNYLVPLTYRSAPLDGADHALIGTMEHGVLGQRWAYDGCHDPVMTAQLLALIEGRAEPQAQSVSDTPDREVTRSFTGESPARTDITAVAATPSDDPECTEVPLADGRFLRLQRVLRPAPGGGLRPPQGAAGHVCGPWQMPDGTRAEGLFAVLHEGPHA, from the coding sequence ATGGCCATCATCCACCACACCACCGTTAAGCCGACAAAGCTCGAACTTCTCACGCCGTGGCTCCCCTCCCGTCCGTGGTACCGCGGAGGCGCGGGCGGACCGCAGTTCGCCAAGGCGGGCGGCTTCCGGCTGGACGACCCGCGGGGTGAGGTGGGCATCGAATTCATGGTCGCCGCCGACACCTCGGGCAGCGAACCGGTCAACTACCTGGTACCGCTGACCTATCGGAGTGCGCCGCTCGACGGGGCGGATCACGCACTGATCGGCACCATGGAACACGGCGTGCTCGGGCAGCGCTGGGCCTACGACGGTTGCCACGACCCGGTGATGACCGCCCAGTTGCTCGCCCTGATCGAGGGCCGGGCCGAGCCTCAGGCCCAGAGCGTCAGCGACACCCCTGACCGGGAGGTCACCCGCTCCTTCACCGGAGAGAGTCCTGCACGCACAGACATCACCGCCGTCGCCGCAACGCCCTCCGACGACCCGGAGTGCACCGAAGTGCCCCTCGCGGACGGCAGGTTCCTGCGCCTGCAGAGGGTGCTGCGCCCCGCCCCGGGCGGAGGGCTCAGGCCGCCGCAGGGAGCGGCAGGCCATGTCTGCGGTCCGTGGCAGATGCCGGACGGCACCCGCGCCGAGGGCCTGTTCGCCGTTCTGCACGAGGGGCCCCACGCATAG
- a CDS encoding DUF4190 domain-containing protein: MTSPQSWGQAHQGHGGAGPGYGEEGWEPARPPRNGMGTAALTLGLIGALLFWTILGGVVLGLLALIFGIVGFRRGKRGEATNGTLAMVGAVIGALALIGSSVILALAVSLVGSGDYQEFQDCTEKAATTAEQQECQQDFIDSFSQ; the protein is encoded by the coding sequence ATGACTTCACCGCAGAGCTGGGGACAGGCCCACCAGGGGCACGGGGGCGCAGGCCCCGGCTACGGGGAGGAGGGGTGGGAGCCCGCACGGCCGCCGCGCAACGGCATGGGCACGGCCGCCCTCACGCTCGGGCTGATCGGGGCGCTGCTGTTCTGGACGATCCTGGGCGGGGTCGTCCTCGGGCTGCTCGCGCTGATCTTCGGCATAGTCGGCTTCCGGCGCGGCAAGCGGGGCGAGGCCACGAACGGCACCCTCGCCATGGTCGGCGCGGTCATCGGTGCCCTCGCGCTCATCGGCTCGTCGGTCATCCTGGCCCTCGCGGTGTCCTTGGTGGGGTCCGGGGACTACCAGGAATTCCAGGACTGCACGGAGAAGGCGGCCACGACGGCCGAACAGCAGGAGTGCCAGCAGGACTTCATCGACAGCTTCAGCCAGTAG
- a CDS encoding bifunctional polysaccharide deacetylase/glycosyltransferase family 2 protein, protein MTQAPARPRRTRLPLRYLLPAVLLVVVSVMMLLRGYVHSEFLADHRVRPPAATDAVPEKVLTGGPVLDARGSEPVSYRVPDHKIVLTFDDGPDPEWTPKILDKLAQYDAHAVFFVTGTMTSRYPDLVRRMVDEGHEVGLHTFNHPDLSYQSSSRIHRELAQSQLALAGAAGVHTSLFRPPYSSTADALDNKSWPVTREIAKRGYITAFIDTDSEDWARPGVDEIVRRSTPEPGKGAIVLMHDSGGNRSQTVAALDRMLPQFEAQGYQFPRLTEALGAPSPHTAVRGVDLWKSRAFVAAVGVSDNVIGVLIVSLVVAGVLVLGRFVLMIALSSVHVRRVRRRRPGRGEPEAAAGRGPPVTEPVTVIVPAYNERECIANTVLSLAASDHPVEVIVIDDGSTDGTPEIVEALGLPGVRVLRQANSGKSVALNTGLRHATFEIVVMMDGDTVFEPSTVRELVQPFADPRVGAVAGNAKVGNRRKLIGAWQHIEYVMGFNLDRRMYDVLRCMPTIPGAVGAFRRTALQRVGGMSDDTLAEDTDVTMALHRDGWHIVYAERARAWTEAPETVKQLWSQRYRWSYGTMQAIWKHRRAVLDRGPSGRFGRVGLPLVTMFTVIAPMLAPLIDVFLVYGLVFGPAMRTLEAWLVVLLVQGACAAYAFRLDGERLTPLLTLPLQQLMYRQLMYVVLMQSWITALTGGRLGWQKLRRTGLLNSAPGAHAMSAHDPRTGGVTGAREKSTVG, encoded by the coding sequence GTGACACAGGCGCCCGCACGTCCCCGGCGGACGCGGCTGCCGCTGCGCTACCTCCTGCCGGCCGTTCTGCTCGTCGTCGTCTCGGTGATGATGCTGCTGCGCGGCTACGTGCACAGCGAGTTCCTCGCCGACCACCGGGTACGGCCCCCGGCCGCCACCGACGCCGTACCGGAGAAGGTCCTCACGGGAGGACCCGTTCTCGACGCACGCGGTTCCGAGCCCGTCAGCTACCGCGTGCCCGACCACAAGATCGTGCTGACCTTCGACGACGGCCCCGACCCGGAGTGGACGCCGAAGATCCTCGACAAGCTCGCCCAATACGACGCGCACGCCGTCTTCTTCGTCACCGGCACCATGACCTCCCGCTATCCGGACCTGGTGCGGCGGATGGTCGACGAGGGGCACGAGGTGGGGCTGCACACCTTCAACCACCCCGACCTGTCCTACCAGTCCTCTTCGCGCATCCACCGTGAACTCGCCCAGAGCCAGCTCGCGTTGGCGGGCGCGGCGGGCGTGCACACGTCGCTGTTCCGGCCGCCGTACTCCTCCACCGCAGACGCGCTCGACAACAAGTCGTGGCCCGTCACCCGCGAGATCGCGAAACGCGGCTACATCACCGCGTTCATCGACACCGACAGCGAGGACTGGGCACGTCCGGGCGTCGACGAGATCGTGCGCCGCTCCACCCCGGAGCCGGGCAAAGGCGCGATCGTGCTGATGCACGACTCGGGCGGCAACCGTTCGCAGACGGTGGCCGCACTGGACCGGATGCTGCCGCAGTTCGAGGCACAGGGGTACCAATTCCCGCGCCTGACCGAGGCGTTGGGCGCTCCGAGCCCGCACACCGCCGTGCGCGGGGTCGACCTGTGGAAGAGCCGTGCCTTCGTCGCGGCGGTGGGCGTCTCCGACAACGTCATCGGCGTGCTCATCGTGTCGCTGGTCGTGGCCGGTGTCCTCGTCCTCGGGCGGTTCGTGCTGATGATCGCTCTGTCGTCCGTGCACGTCCGCCGCGTCAGGCGCCGCCGGCCGGGGAGAGGCGAGCCGGAGGCCGCTGCAGGGCGGGGGCCGCCTGTCACGGAGCCCGTCACGGTGATCGTGCCCGCGTACAACGAGCGAGAGTGCATCGCCAACACCGTGCTCTCCCTCGCGGCGAGCGACCATCCCGTCGAGGTGATCGTCATCGACGACGGCTCCACGGACGGCACCCCCGAGATCGTGGAAGCGCTCGGCCTGCCCGGTGTCCGCGTGCTGCGCCAGGCCAACTCCGGCAAGTCCGTCGCCCTCAACACCGGCCTGAGGCATGCCACGTTCGAGATCGTCGTGATGATGGACGGTGACACCGTCTTCGAGCCCTCGACCGTGCGGGAACTCGTCCAGCCCTTCGCCGATCCGCGCGTCGGCGCCGTCGCCGGCAACGCGAAGGTCGGCAACCGCCGCAAGCTGATCGGGGCATGGCAGCACATCGAGTACGTGATGGGCTTCAACCTCGACCGCCGCATGTACGACGTGCTGCGCTGCATGCCGACGATCCCCGGCGCCGTCGGTGCGTTCCGGCGTACGGCGCTGCAACGCGTCGGCGGCATGAGCGACGACACGCTGGCCGAGGACACCGACGTGACGATGGCGCTGCACCGCGACGGCTGGCACATCGTGTACGCCGAGCGAGCGCGGGCCTGGACCGAGGCGCCGGAGACCGTGAAGCAGCTGTGGTCGCAGCGCTACCGCTGGAGCTACGGCACCATGCAGGCGATCTGGAAGCACCGCCGGGCGGTGCTGGACCGCGGCCCGTCGGGACGCTTCGGCCGGGTCGGGCTGCCGCTCGTGACGATGTTCACGGTGATCGCGCCCATGCTCGCGCCGCTGATAGACGTCTTCCTCGTCTACGGGCTGGTCTTCGGGCCTGCGATGCGGACGCTGGAAGCCTGGCTGGTCGTGCTGCTCGTCCAGGGTGCGTGCGCGGCGTACGCGTTCCGGCTGGACGGCGAGCGCCTGACCCCGCTGCTGACTCTGCCCCTCCAGCAGTTGATGTACCGGCAGTTGATGTACGTCGTGCTGATGCAGTCCTGGATCACCGCGCTCACGGGCGGGCGGCTGGGCTGGCAGAAGCTGCGCCGTACGGGCCTGTTGAACTCCGCGCCCGGCGCGCACGCCATGTCCGCGCACGACCCGCGGACCGGCGGCGTGACGGGGGCCAGAGAGAAGAGCACCGTCGGATGA
- a CDS encoding acyltransferase family protein, protein MTTRPATESSPAATSSGRSPARAPAGAPPARDRYLDLLRAVALVRVVVYHTFNWAWLTFLFPSMGVMFALAGSLMARSLGRPAAAVVRGRVRRLLLPLWLYGAVLLTVLFAQGWRPGHGAGAWLRMLCWIVPLGSPPYPEEIGGNGGLLDATWAMETAGPLWYLRAYLWFVLASPLLLRAFRRLPWVTLLTPLALTAVVGTGVVTVPGETGEAVTDFAVYGSCWLLGFAHHDGLLRRIPMYAVALAAPVVMGAGLWWASGHLGEEGWDLNDIPLGQALWSFGFCVLLLRVSPSWHRLPGPLGRLERPVTLANSRAVTLYLWHQPALVATVPLLDLLWRIPAIGDSQALSAALESWSDALMFLAVWPLVALLIAAFGWAEDVAARRRPRLWPRTRTPKPEARGSSTPKTPDAPLTGTGRGR, encoded by the coding sequence ATGACAACCCGCCCGGCCACGGAATCCTCCCCCGCGGCCACCTCCTCGGGTCGATCGCCGGCTCGTGCGCCCGCGGGTGCGCCGCCCGCACGGGACCGCTATCTGGACCTGCTGCGGGCGGTCGCCCTGGTGCGAGTCGTCGTCTACCACACCTTCAACTGGGCCTGGCTGACGTTCCTCTTCCCGTCCATGGGCGTGATGTTCGCCCTCGCGGGCTCGCTGATGGCGCGGTCACTGGGACGGCCCGCGGCCGCCGTCGTACGCGGCAGGGTGCGCAGGCTGCTGCTGCCGCTCTGGCTGTACGGGGCGGTGCTGCTGACGGTGCTCTTCGCACAGGGGTGGCGGCCCGGCCACGGCGCGGGCGCGTGGCTGCGCATGCTGTGCTGGATCGTGCCGCTGGGCAGCCCGCCGTACCCGGAGGAGATCGGCGGCAACGGCGGTCTGCTGGACGCCACTTGGGCGATGGAGACGGCCGGACCCCTGTGGTACCTGCGGGCCTACCTGTGGTTCGTGCTGGCCTCGCCGCTGCTGCTGCGCGCCTTCCGGCGGCTGCCGTGGGTGACGCTGCTCACGCCGCTCGCGCTGACCGCCGTCGTCGGCACGGGTGTCGTGACGGTTCCCGGCGAGACCGGGGAGGCCGTTACCGACTTCGCCGTGTACGGCTCCTGCTGGCTGCTGGGCTTCGCGCACCACGACGGGCTGCTGCGGCGCATCCCCATGTACGCCGTGGCCCTCGCGGCTCCCGTGGTGATGGGCGCAGGCCTCTGGTGGGCGAGCGGCCACCTGGGCGAGGAGGGCTGGGATCTCAACGACATCCCGCTCGGCCAGGCCCTCTGGTCGTTCGGCTTCTGTGTGCTGCTGCTCCGCGTCAGCCCGTCCTGGCACCGCCTGCCCGGTCCGCTGGGCCGCCTGGAACGTCCGGTCACGCTGGCCAACTCCCGTGCCGTCACGCTCTATCTGTGGCACCAGCCGGCGCTCGTCGCGACGGTTCCTCTGCTCGACCTGCTGTGGCGCATCCCGGCGATCGGTGATTCGCAGGCCCTGTCGGCCGCGCTGGAGAGCTGGTCCGACGCGCTGATGTTCCTGGCCGTGTGGCCGCTGGTGGCACTGCTGATCGCGGCCTTCGGATGGGCCGAGGACGTGGCCGCCAGGCGACGGCCGCGGCTGTGGCCCCGTACCAGGACACCGAAGCCGGAGGCGCGCGGGTCCAGCACGCCGAAGACACCTGACGCACCGCTCACCGGCACCGGTCGCGGCAGGTGA
- a CDS encoding MFS transporter: MTDATAAPGSTDETAHKKGRWIEHWDPEDETFWRESGERVAHRNLLLSVFSEHIGFSVWTLWSVLVLFMGPEYGVDPAGKFLLISMATLVGAVARVPYTFAVARFGGRNWTVISAAMLLLPTVAALVVMEPGTSYTTFLVVALLAGVGGGNFASSMTNINSFFPLRRKGWALGVNAGGGNIGVPVVQLAGLAVIATAGAGHPRVLLGIYIPLILLAAACSARWMDNLTPVRNDTGAAKGAVRDAHTWIMSFLYIGTFGSFIGYSFAFGLVLQTQFARTPLQAASLTFLGPLLGSLVRPLGGQLADRFGGARITLWNFAGMGAATLVVVAASLRESLPVFLVGFTALFVLSGIGNGSTYKMIPAIFHAKAVADGRSGEAAAAEARRLSGAAMGLIGAVGALGGLGINLAFRQSFETLGTGTAAYLTFLGFYGVCCAVTWAVYLRRPAAPRGGREGDRAAPSADRERQPAAYAEV; encoded by the coding sequence ATGACTGATGCGACCGCTGCGCCCGGCAGCACCGACGAGACCGCGCACAAGAAGGGCCGCTGGATCGAGCACTGGGATCCGGAGGACGAGACGTTCTGGCGAGAGAGCGGCGAACGCGTCGCGCACCGCAACCTGCTGCTGTCGGTCTTCTCCGAGCACATCGGCTTCTCCGTCTGGACGCTGTGGTCGGTCCTGGTGCTGTTCATGGGGCCCGAGTACGGAGTCGACCCGGCCGGGAAGTTCCTGCTGATCTCCATGGCGACGCTCGTCGGCGCTGTGGCCCGGGTCCCCTACACCTTCGCCGTCGCCCGCTTCGGAGGCCGCAACTGGACGGTCATCAGCGCGGCCATGCTGCTGTTGCCGACCGTGGCGGCGCTGGTGGTCATGGAACCCGGCACGTCCTACACGACGTTCCTGGTGGTCGCGCTGCTCGCAGGTGTGGGAGGAGGCAACTTCGCCTCCTCCATGACCAACATCAACTCCTTCTTCCCGCTGCGCCGCAAGGGCTGGGCCCTCGGCGTCAACGCGGGCGGCGGCAACATCGGCGTACCGGTCGTGCAGCTCGCCGGTCTCGCGGTGATCGCCACGGCCGGAGCCGGCCATCCACGCGTCCTGCTCGGCATCTACATCCCGCTGATCCTGCTCGCCGCCGCCTGCTCCGCACGCTGGATGGACAACCTCACGCCCGTGCGCAACGACACCGGGGCCGCCAAGGGGGCGGTGCGGGACGCCCACACCTGGATCATGTCCTTCCTCTACATCGGGACGTTCGGCTCCTTCATCGGCTACAGCTTCGCCTTCGGGCTCGTGCTGCAGACGCAGTTCGCCCGTACGCCGCTCCAGGCCGCCTCGCTCACCTTCCTCGGGCCGCTGCTGGGTTCGCTCGTACGTCCGCTGGGCGGGCAGCTCGCCGACCGCTTCGGCGGAGCGCGGATCACGCTGTGGAACTTCGCCGGGATGGGCGCCGCGACGCTCGTGGTCGTGGCGGCCTCGCTGCGCGAATCGCTGCCCGTCTTCCTCGTGGGCTTCACGGCGCTGTTCGTGCTGAGCGGCATCGGGAACGGGTCGACGTACAAGATGATCCCGGCGATATTCCACGCCAAGGCAGTGGCGGACGGACGGAGCGGCGAGGCCGCGGCCGCGGAGGCCCGCCGGCTGTCGGGCGCTGCCATGGGCCTGATCGGGGCGGTCGGTGCGCTCGGCGGGCTGGGAATCAATCTGGCCTTCCGGCAGTCGTTTGAGACGTTGGGGACAGGAACAGCGGCATACCTCACCTTCCTGGGCTTCTACGGAGTGTGCTGCGCGGTCACCTGGGCCGTCTATCTGCGGCGTCCGGCCGCGCCCCGAGGCGGCCGGGAGGGCGACCGTGCCGCACCATCGGCGGACCGGGAGAGGCAGCCCGCCGCATACGCCGAGGTGTGA
- a CDS encoding HelD family protein, whose amino-acid sequence MAAQHDSVREREIREEQEHLDGVYRRLEEKIHEAEFLMDDASKRAQVGTPGALAERDAQVFRAGVHLNKLNREFEDFLFGRIDLLPGADAQRGPDGAYTSIEPAEGSVRPDGTADIAETLHVGRMGVLDADYTPLVIDWRAPAAAPFYRATPVAPGRVVRRRVIRSKGRTVLGVEDDLLRPELTARLDGRELSVIGDGALMAALGRARSHAMRDIVSSIQAEQDLVIRAPAASVTEVEGGPGTGKTAVALHRAAYLLYQDRRRYAGGILVVSPTPLLVSYTEGVLPSLGEEGQVAIRALGSLVEGADAATYDEQHVARVKGSARMAKVLHRAARSSLATGEAPDVLRVVAFRNRVELDAAELRHVRQQVLSGTAPVNLMRPRARKFLLDALWEKSGAGRRYTDPELEAEAREGFDEDISSEDGFVSFLDAWWPELTPRRVLASLADEENLARIAGATSRPARTGRTAGQGSTRTAGRGRSRRLMDADEAKAVAASLRRLDEDGQGPLSVHDVALLDELRVLLGTPPKPRRRETDTSYGDAVWGDPMEQLTGLDELTTAADRDPTSRRERAELQAEERTDYAHVIVDEAQDLTPMQWRMVGRRGRHATWTVVGDPAQSSWPDTEEAAEARTEALGARPRRRFELTVNYRNPAEIAELADRVLALAMPGMAPPKAVRSTGLRPRFAVVRGELGAAVREEAERALAEVDGTVGVVVPMGRRGEAREWLAGLGDRVVALGSLEAKGLEYDATLVVSPAEIAGTTRDEHGEGGAGTTGGGGAMAGLRVLYVALTRATQRLTVLSAEPDLPDADGVPELLRD is encoded by the coding sequence TTGGCAGCGCAGCACGACTCCGTCCGGGAGCGGGAGATCCGTGAGGAGCAGGAGCACCTGGACGGTGTCTACCGCCGGCTCGAGGAGAAGATCCACGAAGCCGAGTTCCTGATGGACGACGCCTCGAAGCGTGCCCAGGTCGGTACCCCTGGAGCGCTGGCGGAGCGTGACGCGCAGGTCTTCCGCGCCGGAGTGCACCTCAACAAGCTGAACCGCGAGTTCGAGGACTTCCTCTTCGGGCGCATCGACCTGCTCCCCGGCGCCGACGCGCAGAGGGGCCCGGACGGCGCGTACACGTCCATCGAACCCGCCGAGGGCTCCGTGCGCCCCGACGGAACGGCCGACATCGCCGAGACCCTGCACGTCGGGCGGATGGGCGTGCTCGACGCCGACTACACCCCGCTCGTCATCGACTGGCGCGCACCCGCCGCCGCGCCCTTCTACCGCGCGACGCCCGTCGCGCCCGGACGTGTCGTGCGGCGCCGGGTCATCCGCAGCAAGGGCCGCACGGTCCTCGGCGTCGAGGACGACCTGCTGCGCCCCGAGCTCACCGCCCGCCTCGACGGCCGGGAGCTGTCCGTCATCGGCGACGGCGCCCTCATGGCCGCGCTCGGGCGGGCCCGCAGCCACGCGATGCGGGACATCGTCTCCTCCATCCAGGCCGAGCAGGACCTCGTCATCCGCGCGCCCGCCGCGTCCGTCACGGAGGTCGAGGGCGGTCCGGGCACCGGCAAGACCGCCGTGGCGCTGCACCGCGCCGCCTACCTTCTCTACCAGGACAGGCGGCGCTACGCGGGCGGCATCCTCGTCGTCAGCCCGACGCCGCTCCTCGTCTCCTACACGGAGGGCGTGCTGCCCTCGCTCGGCGAGGAGGGGCAGGTCGCCATCCGGGCGCTCGGCTCGCTGGTCGAGGGCGCCGACGCCGCGACGTACGACGAACAGCACGTCGCCCGCGTGAAGGGATCGGCGCGCATGGCGAAGGTCCTCCACAGGGCGGCGCGCAGCTCGCTGGCCACCGGCGAAGCGCCCGACGTGCTGCGCGTCGTGGCCTTCCGCAACCGTGTCGAGCTGGACGCCGCCGAGCTGCGCCATGTGCGGCAGCAGGTGCTCAGCGGCACCGCGCCCGTCAACCTGATGCGCCCCCGTGCCCGCAAGTTCCTGCTGGACGCGCTGTGGGAGAAGTCGGGGGCAGGACGCCGGTACACCGATCCGGAGCTGGAGGCCGAGGCGCGCGAGGGGTTCGACGAGGACATCTCCTCCGAGGACGGCTTCGTCTCCTTTCTCGACGCCTGGTGGCCGGAGCTGACGCCCCGCCGCGTGCTGGCCTCGCTCGCCGACGAGGAGAACCTCGCGCGCATCGCCGGGGCCACCTCCCGGCCGGCGCGGACCGGCCGGACCGCGGGGCAGGGCAGCACGAGGACGGCGGGCCGGGGCCGTTCCCGCCGCCTGATGGACGCCGACGAGGCGAAGGCCGTCGCCGCCTCACTGCGCCGCCTCGACGAGGACGGCCAGGGCCCGCTCTCCGTGCACGACGTGGCGCTCCTGGACGAGCTGCGCGTCCTGCTCGGCACGCCCCCGAAACCCCGCAGGCGCGAGACGGACACCTCGTACGGGGACGCGGTCTGGGGCGACCCGATGGAACAGCTCACCGGGCTGGACGAGTTGACGACGGCCGCCGACCGCGATCCCACCTCGCGGCGTGAGCGCGCCGAGCTGCAGGCGGAGGAGCGGACCGACTACGCGCACGTCATCGTCGACGAGGCACAGGATCTGACGCCCATGCAGTGGCGGATGGTCGGCCGCCGCGGCCGGCACGCCACCTGGACGGTCGTCGGCGACCCGGCCCAGAGCTCGTGGCCGGACACCGAGGAGGCCGCCGAGGCACGCACGGAGGCCCTGGGCGCGCGGCCGCGCCGGCGCTTCGAACTGACCGTCAACTACCGCAACCCGGCCGAGATCGCGGAGCTCGCGGACCGGGTGCTGGCGCTGGCGATGCCGGGCATGGCGCCCCCGAAGGCGGTGCGCTCGACGGGCCTGCGGCCCCGGTTCGCCGTCGTACGGGGCGAGTTGGGCGCGGCGGTGCGCGAGGAGGCGGAGCGTGCGCTGGCGGAGGTGGACGGCACCGTGGGCGTCGTCGTGCCGATGGGCCGCAGGGGCGAGGCCCGCGAATGGCTGGCAGGGCTCGGCGACCGCGTCGTGGCCCTGGGAAGCCTGGAGGCCAAGGGACTTGAGTACGACGCGACGCTCGTGGTCTCGCCCGCAGAGATCGCCGGCACCACCCGGGACGAGCACGGTGAGGGTGGTGCCGGAACCACCGGCGGGGGAGGAGCGATGGCCGGGCTGCGCGTGCTCTACGTGGCTCTCACGAGGGCGACGCAGCGGCTGACGGTGCTGTCCGCGGAGCCCGATCTGCCCGACGCGGACGGTGTCCCGGAACTGCTCAGAGACTGA
- a CDS encoding uroporphyrinogen-III synthase produces MPEQPENTAARDAPGQDTPSGQVTPRTQHEQQVKPKPLAGFTVGVTAARRAEELGALLERRGAEVLHAPALRIVPLADDSELLDATKALVERAPDTVIATTAIGFRGWIEAAEGWGVGADLLKCLDEVEVLARGPKVRGAIRAAGLKEAWSPESESMAEVLDHLLAQGVDGRRIALQLHGEPLPGFVESLREAGAEVVGVPVYRWMPPEDIAPVDRLIDAVLARGVDALAFTSAPAAASLLERAERRGVREALLEAMRTDVLAACVGPVTAAPLESHDVPTVQPERFRLGPLVQLLCTELPGRLRALPVAGHRVEIRGRAVVVDGELRTVQPAGMALLRSLARRPGWVVSRAELLRALPGSGTDEHAVETAMARLRVGLGAPKLIQTVVKRGYRLALDAASDSGKYDGPPPVAGP; encoded by the coding sequence ATGCCGGAGCAGCCAGAGAACACTGCGGCGCGGGACGCACCCGGGCAGGACACACCGTCCGGCCAGGTCACCCCGCGCACGCAGCACGAGCAACAGGTGAAGCCGAAGCCGCTCGCCGGCTTCACCGTCGGCGTCACCGCCGCCCGCCGCGCCGAGGAGCTGGGCGCCCTGCTGGAGCGCCGCGGCGCGGAGGTGCTGCACGCGCCGGCGCTGCGCATCGTCCCGCTCGCCGACGACAGCGAACTCCTCGACGCCACCAAGGCCCTCGTCGAGCGCGCCCCCGACACCGTGATCGCGACGACGGCGATCGGCTTCCGCGGCTGGATCGAGGCCGCCGAGGGCTGGGGCGTCGGCGCGGACCTGCTCAAGTGCCTGGACGAGGTGGAGGTGCTCGCCCGCGGGCCGAAGGTGCGCGGCGCCATCCGCGCGGCCGGGCTGAAGGAGGCGTGGTCGCCGGAGTCGGAGTCCATGGCCGAAGTGCTCGACCACCTCCTCGCCCAGGGCGTGGACGGGCGGCGCATCGCGCTGCAGTTGCACGGCGAGCCGCTGCCCGGCTTCGTGGAGTCGCTGCGGGAGGCGGGCGCGGAGGTCGTCGGTGTGCCGGTCTACCGCTGGATGCCGCCCGAGGACATAGCTCCCGTCGACCGCCTGATCGACGCGGTCCTCGCCCGCGGCGTCGACGCCCTGGCCTTCACCAGCGCGCCCGCCGCCGCCTCGCTGCTGGAGCGCGCCGAGCGCCGAGGTGTACGTGAGGCGCTGCTGGAGGCGATGCGTACGGACGTGCTCGCGGCGTGTGTGGGCCCGGTGACGGCGGCGCCGCTGGAGAGCCACGACGTGCCGACCGTGCAGCCGGAACGCTTCCGGCTGGGCCCCCTCGTACAGCTGCTCTGCACCGAACTGCCGGGCCGGCTGCGGGCGTTGCCCGTCGCAGGGCACCGGGTCGAGATCCGCGGGCGGGCCGTCGTCGTCGACGGCGAGCTGCGGACGGTGCAGCCCGCGGGCATGGCGCTGCTGCGGTCGCTGGCCCGCCGCCCCGGCTGGGTCGTCTCACGGGCCGAGCTGCTGCGTGCCCTGCCCGGCTCCGGAACGGACGAGCACGCGGTGGAGACCGCGATGGCACGTCTGCGCGTCGGGCTGGGCGCCCCGAAGCTGATCCAGACCGTCGTCAAGCGCGGCTACCGGCTCGCTCTCGACGCCGCCTCGGACAGCGGCAAGTACGACGGGCCGCCGCCCGTCGCGGGGCCCTGA